In Apteryx mantelli isolate bAptMan1 chromosome 26, bAptMan1.hap1, whole genome shotgun sequence, a single window of DNA contains:
- the GPR157 gene encoding G-protein coupled receptor 157, with translation MPGPLPPTELYASERIVVLLSCVLSFLGSSLLVCTHALWPELRTRPRQLLLYLSLADLLSALSYFYGVLQDFDRTSWDCVLQGALSTFSNTSSFFWTMAIALYLYITIVRGSPTGTGLLCCFHVVSWGVPLGITVAAVALKKIGYDASNVSVGWCWVNLDAEDRVLWMLLTGKVWEILAYVTLPVLYILIKKHINRAHAALSEYRPILSRAPAFQPRTSIADKKLILIPVIFIILRIWSTVRFILTLCNSPAVQNSVLVVLHGIGNTFQGGANCIMFVLCTRVVRARLFSSICCRPYDSLNWPLQRSNSNQQHPEPCKNMDAPDSEWTRPLLSST, from the exons ATGCCCGGGCCCTTGCCCCCCACAGAGCTGTACGCCTCCGAGCGGATCGTCGTGCTGCTCTCCTGCGTGCTGTCCTTCCTGGGCTCCAGCCTCCTGGTTTGCACCCACGCCCTGTGGCCGGAGCTGCGGACCCGTCCACGCCAGCTCCTGCTCTACCTGTCCCTGGCTGACCTCCTCTCTGCCCTTTCTTACTTCTACGGGGTGCTGCAGGACTTCGACAGGACCTCATGGGACTGCGTGCTGCAGGGCGCCCTGTCCACCTTCTCCAACACCAGCTCCTTCTTCTGGACCATGGCCATTGCCCTCTACCTCTATATCACCATTGTGAGGGGCTCGCCCACGGGCACGGGCTTGCTCTGCTGCTTCCATGTCGTGAG ctgGGGAGTCCCCCTTGGCATTACGGTGGCTGCTGTTGCTCTGAAGAAGATTGGCTATGATGCCTCCAATGTTTCTGTCGGCTGGTGTTGGGTCAACTTGGACGCAGAGGATCGGGTCTTGTGGATGCTGTTAACGGGGAAAGTTTGGGAGATACTGGCCTATGTGACTTTGCCGGTGCTCTACATCCTCATCAAGAAGCACATTAATAgagca CATGCAGCACTGTCAGAGTATCGCCCCATCCTCTCAAGAGCACCTGCGTTTCAGCCCCGGACTTCCATAGCAGATAAGAAGTTGATTCTCATCCCTGTCATCTTCATCATCCTACGCATCTGGAGCACTGTGCGGTTCATTCTGACGCTCTGCAACTCCCCTGCAGTGCAAAATTCAGTCCTTGTTGTCCTGCAC GGAATTGGTAACACGTTCCAAGGAGGTGCCAACTGTATTATGTTTGTCCTCTGTACACGGGTGGTCCGGGCTCGACTGTTCTCCTCCATTTGCTGTCGCCCCTATGACAGCTTGAATTGGCCTTTGCAGAGGTCCAACAGCAATCAGCAGCACCCAGAGCCCTGCAAGAACATGGATGCACCAGACTCCGAGTGGACGAGACCTCTGCTTTCCagcacctga